One stretch of Girardinichthys multiradiatus isolate DD_20200921_A chromosome 2, DD_fGirMul_XY1, whole genome shotgun sequence DNA includes these proteins:
- the adck2 gene encoding uncharacterized aarF domain-containing protein kinase 2, producing MVTMVAFGAREILVTLRSTLQRAGSFTRCSIMQNQRTRFMKRGQIFTHIPKVTLLCWGAVSASSSAARFQEATLPHKTMDRKSLVKVQVHKVIFFLRLSLRALVLLFKFGPLLLLSPFALMSTHCASYWLEALLWVTETSGPTFIKLGQWASTRRDIFSREFCEHFSRLHVKVRPHSWAHTKQFLRRAFGEGWRRLLVFDSKEPVGSGCVAQVYRGWARVAQVEDPSFQSVVEAMEREDMLEAWEIPGLGGVGGVLRQLWKGRKKEEEGNKERSYADQQPGESNNEKERLIPVAIKVVHPGVRMQVEIDLLLMKAGSWLLHCVPGLKWLSMCEVVEEFEKLMTKQIDLRFEARNIERFQENFRNVDNIRFPTPLRPFVTRNVLVETFEESEPISNYLSSEIPQEVKQRIARMGVDTLLKMVFVDNFVHGDLHPGNILVQCQKSLTDSSDAVSISGDHHGKTTLTDLLDTVVVSVRPDSCPLQLVLLDAGIVAQLSDHDLANFKAVFTAVVLRKGERVAELILHHARANECKDVPLFKKEMAELVDHAVSNSLSLEKIQVADLLSKVFGLLIKHKVKLESNFASIVFAIMVLEGLGRSLDPTLDILDLAKPLLLKNCASLF from the exons ATGGTCACGATGGTGGCATTTGGAGCCAGGGAAATCCTGGTGACCCTGAGGTCCACTCTGCAAAGAGCGGGCTCCTTTACCAGATGCAGCATCATGCAGAACCAGAGGACACGTTTTATGAAAAGAGGACAGATTTTTACACACATTCCCAAGGTCACGTTGCTGTGTTGGGGAGCTGTCAGTGCTTCATCCTCTGCAGCCAGGTTTCAGGAAGCAACTCTTCCACACAAAACAATGGACAGAAAGTCCCTTGTAAAGGTCCAAGTCCACAAAGTGATATTCTTTCTCCGTCTCAGCCTTCGTGCATTGGTTCTTCTCTTTAAATTTGGTCCCCTTCTTCTCCTTTCCCCCTTTGCTCTGATGTCCACCCACTGTGCATCTTACTGGCTGGAGGCTCTGCTGTGGGTGACCGAGACCTCTGGGCCTACTTTCATCAAGCTGGGACAATGGGCCAGCACCAGGCGGGACATCTTCTCTCGAGAGTTCTGTGAACACTTCTCCAGGCTCCACGTCAAGGTGCGCCCTCACTCCTGGGCCCACACCAAGCAGTTCCTCCGCAGGGCTTTCGGGGAGGGCTGGAGAAGATTGTTGGTATTTGATAGCAAAGAGCCCGTGGGTTCAGGATGTGTTGCCCAAGTGTACAGAGGCTGGGCCAGGGTAGCCCAGGTGGAGGACCCGTCCTTCCAGTCGGTTGTGGAAGCGATGGAGCGAGAAGACATGCTGGAAGCCTGGGAGATACCTGGTCTTGGAGGTGTGGGTGGTGTTCTGCGGCAGCTCTGGAAGGGcaggaaaaaggaggaagaggGAAATAAGGAGAGGAGCTATGCAGATCAGCAACCTGGGGAGAGCAACAACGAGAAGGAGCGCCTGATACCTGTGGCAATCAAG GTGGTCCATCCAGGCGTCAGGATGCAGGTAGAGATAGACTTGCTGCTTATGAAAGCGGGCAGCTGGCTTCTGCACTGCGTTCCTGGACTCAAGTGGCTCAGTATGTGTGAAGTCGTTGAGGAGTTTGAGAAGTTAATGACCAAACAG ATCGATCTCCGTTTTGAGGCCAGGAACATAGAGCGTTTCCAAGAAAACTTCCGCAATGTGGACAACATCAGATTCCCAACTCCATTACGGCCGTTCGTCACCAGGAACGTTTTGGTGGAAACCTTTGAA GAGAGCGAGCCTATTTCAAACTACCTGAGCTCCGAGATTCCTCAGGAGGTGAAACAGAGGATAGCCAGGATGGGAGTTGACACCCTGCTGAAAATG GTGTTTGTGGATAACTTTGTCCATGGAGATCTGCATCCTGGCAACATTCTGGTCCAATGTCAGAAGTCTCTCACTGATTCCAGCGATGCAGTTAGTATCTCAGGGGACCACCATGGGAAGACCACCCTCACTGACTTGTTAGACACAGTGGTGGTCAGTGTCCGGCCAGACTCATGTCCTCTGCAGCTGGTGCTGCTGGACGCTGGTATCGTAGCTCAGCTCAGTGACCATGATCTCGCAAACTTTAAGGCCGTCTTCACAGCGGTGGTGCTGCGCAAG GGTGAGAGGGTGGCAGAGTTGATTTTGCATCATGCCCGAGCTAATGAGTGCAAAGATGTGCCGCTTTTTAAGAAGGAGATGGCCGAGTTGGTGGATCATGCCGTCAGCAACAGCCTCTCTCTGGAAAAG aTTCAAGTAGCTGATTTGCTCTCTAAGGTCTTTGGCTTACTCATCAAGCACAAG GTGAAGCTGGAGAGTAACTTTGCCTCCATTGTGTTTGCCATCATGGTGCTGGAGGGTCTGGGAAGGTCACTCGATCCCACCTTGGACATCTTGGATTTGGCCAAACCCCTGCTGCTGAAGAACTGTGCATCACTGTTCTGA